Genomic window (Chondrocystis sp. NIES-4102):
CACAGTAGATTCAGATAAATTAGAGGCGATCGCTTTGTCTATATATTCCCCAGCGCGACTCAGCAGTGCTTCAGCCCCATGAACCTGAATTTGCACCTGACCAAAGTTATAAATAAGCAAAGGATCTTGATAACCGTGTTCCACATTGCTATCAATCCAAGGTCTTGTACGGTGGCGTACAAAATCAATCGTATCTCTTACTGCAGCTTTAGCAATACCTACATCTACAGCAGCTTGAATAATCTGAGCGATCGCTTGTTCATCGCTTTTAATTACATGAGCTTTTGGCTCGGTTTCAACATTTACTAATATTGTCATAGTTAATCCTAATATTCCTCAAACATTTACTAATTCTTCAGTTGTACGAAGGCTTTCAAGCTTATGCACTAGAGGAATTACATTACGACCAAAGGCAGGCAAATCATCGCTATAGTGTAAAAAGCCCCCAAGAATAAGGTCTACCCCTACTTCATGGAACTTTTGAATCTTTTCTGCTACTTGTTCTTTAGTCCCAATTAAGCCAGAGCGGAAACCGTCGTTATACTGCACTAAATCTTCAAAATTGGAATTTGCCCACATCCCCACTTTTTCGCTAGTAGAAGCACCTGCTTGTTTTACGGCATCCCCAAATCCTTTAACAGCTTCTTTATCTGCTTTAGCTATAATTTCTTGCAAGACAGCATGAGCCTCTTTTTGCGAATCTCGAACCAAAATAAAAGCATTCAAACCAAACTTAATTTTGCGTCCTTCTTTACGGGCTAAAGTAGATACTTCCTGGATCTGCTCTTTCACCCCCTCAACAGTGTTGCCATTCATAAAATACCAATCAGATACACGAGATGCCATAATGCGAGCAGCTTTGGAATTACCGCCTTGGAATATTTCTGGATAGGGATGTGCAACGGGTTTTGGTTTAACCCAACCGCCATTGATGCGGTAAAAATCGCCTCGAAAGTGGAACTCTTCATCACTCCACATACCTTTTAAGACGCGGATAAATTCTTCCGAACGTCGATAGCGTTTATCATGAAAATGCGACTACAGTACGAAGCCCATACACCAAGGGTTTTACAGCTTTAAGGAATATTAAGGAAGGGTTATTTTCCTTGAACATTCCTTATTAGTTCATAAGTACCAGGCTAATTAACCGCTTTAATAGGGGCTTTTAGTCCTTAGTCATTCCTTATTCTGTGTAGTCTTCATTTTCTGGGTCTCTAACAAATTTTGCAGTAAAATCTATTCTTGCTTTTTTTCTTCTTGGATAAAAGTAAAGTTCTACTTGGTCAAGCCCTATAAGACAGTCCTGTAAGCTTTTATTCCTGTAGGCTGCTAAAAGCCTTAAAGCTTGGTGCATTTGAGGGGTAACAGTTATCTTGATTAGCTTGTTTTTTCCCTGTTCATTCATACTCACTAGTACCTATATTCTGTTTATTTGTTTAGTCTTAGTAGGCATATATAAAAACGTTATACATTAACGTATAACGTTTTAGGTAACGTCCCCTACTTCTGTACATATTTCCGTCTAGACGAATTGGTATATACAAATTACTAAGTAGCTCTATTAATTCCTCACCAGCCCCCAGGGGTTCATATCGCCTAAATTCGGCGGTCTTTATATAAGCTATTTCCACTACCCCCTCCCCAGCCCTAGGGGCTACCAGGGAATGCCACCCGATAACCCCTACTTAACTATCTGTTAGGTTCAGTTAGCTAGAGCTTTTAGGGCTAATTCAATCTTTTTGATTTCATGCTGACGCTCTGTCAGTAATGCTAGCCTTTCGTCCTTATCGCCAGGGTCAGCAATCATTGAAACCATCTTTATCTGTAGGTCGTTATTTTTTTGGTATTGCTCACAGGCGGACAAGATATAGGTGTTGTCTAAATTAGCCAGAGATGATTAAGAAATAACGTTGAAGATAACGAGTAGATATATAAGTAGGTATCTCAAGTACTATAGGTTGAGAACGTAAATACTCATGTAAGTCTTTCTACTGTTCATTAAAAAGAAGTAATCTAGAATGAGCTTTATATCGCTAGTAGAGACAGTCTAATATCTTTTATGACTCTTCAAATAAACAAAAAGGTTAGACGCTTATTTTTCACATCTGTTATTGACTAAAACACATCCTACCAAAAACCAATTAAATACTACTGCTATGTATCTATCGACAATTAGTAAAGACGATAGATGTTATATACCCCTACATTTAGTCATTTCTAATTAACGTCCATTACTTACAAAAGCAATAAAACTAACCCTTACTCTTAACGAAATAACCATAGACTCAGAAGATATACAAATAAAGCTCAAACCCTCAACCAACCAAAACAGATAGAATAAATAACCGCATGGCTTAATATCCAACAGATACAAAATAGTCCCATGTTCCAATTGTTTTAAAAGAAGGTTAGTTTATTACAACTAACCCGTAATCTGAACCTACTCATAGATATATTAGTCAGCTACCAATAAAACCAACAAAAGCAATATCTCTAAGTACACTTACTATGAATTCATAGCTGGTCAATTAACGAGCATCTAGATGCTTAATGTAAGCTCAATAGTACTTAATTAACCTTACAGACTGTAGGTTATATTCACCCTAATCAAGATAAATTACAGCTAGATAAAGACTGGCAATAATGTTTATTCAAGTTGCCAGTACTTAATACCTGTATACCCTTCAAACAATGCTTAATGTATCCTTATAGTCATCTTTAACCCTCAAGATAAATTAATTATTATCAAGTAGCTGATTATCAATAGTTACTAATACCTTATCTATAAAATCTTGCCAGAAAAATAACCTATCAGTTCTTTTCTTGGTCATATTCTTCTGACTGCTAATATTATCTTTATTCCTAAAGTCTATGCTAGATAAAGCAGCTTCAGCTAAGACTATAGCAAAACTTACAATTAAATCATTAGCTAGAGTCTTATCCACTTCTAAGTTAGCTATTTGATTAAATAACCCTTGGGCTTTTTGCCTTTTCAATTCAGCTTCATATCTGACAAAATCTTTACCCTTGGTGTAGATTCTGATAAATAAACTTGAACGTCTAGAACCTATGGCTAAAGTACCTTCAAACTGATTATCAGTGATTTTGAAATAGCTATCATCTATTACCGAAAACCCAAAATTGTAACCAAGCTTAAAAGCTTTTTTCATCTCAATAACAGGTATAAGCTTATGTGAATAATCATCTATGGCTACATCAATCCGATGGCATTTAAACGTCCAATTAATGTTTAGGTAGCTAATAACCTTTTGCTGTTTTAGTAGGCTTAATTTGGCAAAATAAGCCCCTGATAGGTCAAGCATTATGTCATAGACGTGTCTAATGTTTTTACCTCGATTTTTGGCTTTCTTTGTATAACCTAAAGTTATTCCTGAACTTGATGTAATTATGTTTTGATATTTCTTACTTTGGGGCATCTTAGGGTCAGGATGCCAAGGCTTGTTTATTGTTTTTGTTTCCTGCTTATCAAACACAAAATCTACTAGTGAGTCAAAAGATTTCTTAGTTAAATTATTACTACTTAAACGTAGATAATCTAAGTGAATAAAATTCTTGAGAAATTTAAATTGGGAGTAAGTTTTAGTAGGTAAAAGATAGTTAAAGCTATTAGTAGTAAGAGAAAGAGTATTATGAAGGGATAGCGTGGTATTACTAGAACAATTTTCTACAACTAATAACTGCTTGTTGCTGCTTTGGATATTTGGTTTTATCATGATGCTTAGTGATTAAAAGTGAGTTCTCTTGACAGGGCTTATTTTTTTTTGTCTGTTTACCCTAACCTAGTATTCCTGTACTGTTATAGCTGCTTAACTTTAAGCTGTCGAATTAGGATACAAGTACTCGTAGAAATTGGAACTAAGCTTTACTTACAGTTACCCTATACCCGTTACCTAAAACGTAATATAAAAACGTATTACGTTTTTAGATACCCTCCCTTACTCACTAATTACCTTAGTTAGATTCTCTTGGGTATGTATAAAAAAATACTTATTTACTTTGTAGATTAACCACTAGTGTACCCGTTACCTAAATAGTGACACTTTAAAGTGACACTATTTTATATATGCCCCCTTACATTGACTTGAGATGAATTTAAGCTTTTTGTTAGGTTACAGACTGTAGGTATTTCAGATAACATTCTTTAGGGGCTTGTTATTGGTTATTTTACGTCTTCGCTCTCGTTCGTCCAGTATCTCCGTTTCACCTCGACTCTACGAGCTAGTACTTGACTAACTATCGCTTAGACTATTTTTTTATTTAGGCAGCCCTCAAGGAATATTATCACTCATTATATATGCGACCTATAGGACGTAATTTGATTAGAACGTACTTTAGCAGTCACAACTATTAGCATCAGTATAATGATTATTGATTATCTGATGTATTTTAGTATTATCGTTTGTTACTAGCTTGAGATGATTGAGCAACTAATAATTGAAACTAAAAAAGAACTTAGTACTGTTTTGGGTGAGTTGGTAGGCGTATCTAAAATAGTTGCACGTTTTTGTGCAACTATTTAGGTAATGGGTAATGCTCGTAAATAATCTTATAAAAATAACTCTCTATTACTCAAGCTTTGCTGTTGACGCAGCCCTAGTATATATATCCTGCCGAGGGTAGCTAATTTAAAATTATTAGTTGTGCTTTATGTTTATAGTAGCTATTAGTGTAATGTTTACTATTGTCAGAAAAAAATCAAAGACTCTTATAAGGAATCTTTGATTAGCTTGGTTACTTGTATTTAAGATTTGATTACTTTATTTGTTTATATTCGTTTTGATATATCTCTATCGTTCTCGTGTAAGCTATCTGACAGCAAACGGCTATTAGTTCTTATTTCTGTTTCCTGCTATCTTCTATCGCTTCATACATTTTGAGCTTAGTCTTGAGCATTTCGTTTTCATTTTCAAGATGACTTATTTTGTCTTTTAAGGCTTTGATTTCTATGTTGGCTTTATCTAGTTCAGAACGGCTTTCTTTGTCCTTAGAAATCGAATCTAGCATTCCCTGTAGCTTTACTTCGGTACTCATGTGTCGCAGGTAGTTGTTACTGTTCATCTGTAGCGAATGACCTAAGCTGTCAGCTAAAACTTTAGGCTTGTAGCCTAGTAGATGTCCTCTGTGATTATAGGCATGACGCAAAGCGTGAGGTGTGAATCCGTAACCGCGTCTAATGAACCAGTGGCAGGACTTACCAGTGCAACTGTAAGTTCCCTGACTGTTACCTAATGTCTTCAAAGGATTCTCGATATCAGGCAGATTAAAAGACTGTAAAAGATTAAATTCTTGTACCCAATCCGAACCCTCTGGAGAAAGAGGCATAGCCATCCTATAGCCAGTTTTAGTAGTGTGCTTAATACAAAGTATACGGTCTTTGTTTTCTGGGTCTAGTATCGCAGGGATTACCACGTCACCTAATGTATGCTGAGTAGCCGTTTCATCGTCGTCACCATCGTCTACTATCACCCAATCCCCACTCTTAAGAGTCACTGGTTTATCCCAATTGGCTATATTCCACGCTTCATGTATTCGTAGTCCATAAGTAGCCAACAGACCGTAAAGAAACTGCCATTGAGAGTATCTATGAAGATACCTTCTGTCGCATAGACGACTAGGAATAAACCCAGTTCTATAAACCTCGGCTATACGTTTATCGCTAGGTACGTTTTTATCTTCGCGCTTAGGTTTATTATTAGCCTTGTATTCTTTAATGACCGTTTTATAATCACTGTTGTCAAAATACTTGAGGAACGCTACTAGTCCGTTAAGACAGCGTTTTCTAGCATCACTATTATTTTGGGTTAAATCTACAACCTGCCTGACTACAGATAAAGATATGGGTTTATCTAGTTCAGTCAGAACCGTTTCAATTTGTCTACAGGTATCATACCAAGTTTTTTGTGGGTTCTTATTACCCTTCCTTTGCTTAAAGTAATGAGCCTTATATTGCTCCAACATCTCTTTACAGGTAAGTACTTTAGCTCTTTCAGTAGTGTCTTTACCTATTAAGGCGTTATACCAATCCCAAGTGAATTGATTAGCTGCTAATTGAC
Coding sequences:
- a CDS encoding integrase family protein, producing the protein MVRLVSEQLPNDGGYHVKRLVDEANSRLEQIGRRGKRAKIVAKRNSLTLQFNFNDGNGSPQKNVGLGGIVLNPKGIDEAERIASLVTGQLAANQFTWDWYNALIGKDTTERAKVLTCKEMLEQYKAHYFKQRKGNKNPQKTWYDTCRQIETVLTELDKPISLSVVRQVVDLTQNNSDARKRCLNGLVAFLKYFDNSDYKTVIKEYKANNKPKREDKNVPSDKRIAEVYRTGFIPSRLCDRRYLHRYSQWQFLYGLLATYGLRIHEAWNIANWDKPVTLKSGDWVIVDDGDDDETATQHTLGDVVIPAILDPENKDRILCIKHTTKTGYRMAMPLSPEGSDWVQEFNLLQSFNLPDIENPLKTLGNSQGTYSCTGKSCHWFIRRGYGFTPHALRHAYNHRGHLLGYKPKVLADSLGHSLQMNSNNYLRHMSTEVKLQGMLDSISKDKESRSELDKANIEIKALKDKISHLENENEMLKTKLKMYEAIEDSRKQK
- a CDS encoding alkanesulfonate monooxygenase; the encoded protein is MWSDEEFHFRGDFYRINGGWVKPKPVAHPYPEIFQGGNSKAARIMASRVSDWYFMNGNTVEGVKEQIQEVSTLARKEGRKIKFGLNAFILVRDSQKEAHAVLQEIIAKADKEAVKGFGDAVKQAGASTSEKVGMWANSNFEDLVQYNDGFRSGLIGTKEQVAEKIQKFHEVGVDLILGGFLHYSDDLPAFGRNVIPLVHKLESLRTTEELVNV
- a CDS encoding putative acyl-CoA dehydrogenase, which translates into the protein MTILVNVETEPKAHVIKSDEQAIAQIIQAAVDVGIAKAAVRDTIDFVRHRTRPWIDSNVEHGYQDPLLIYNFGQVQIQVHGAEALLSRAGEYIDKAIASNLSESTVAEASIAVAEAKALAAEASLLATNKLFELAGTKSTLEEFNYNRHWRNARTHMHDPVRWKYYAVGNYFLNNLNPPRHPWL